TATGTATCTAATTCTCTAGATTGGATTATTAAATATGCATGTTTAGATTAGAAATATGCAATATGAAACATTTTATTCTCCTAAATCCCCCTTATTTAGGTAAGGGATGTGAGCAGCCTCTGTGCTGAGTCTGGGTCTGGCAGCTCCTTATGGTGACTGGCACCATTGGAAGACCTTGGAAAGCTTTCCCAAACCTGGATCCTGCAGCCCCTTTGATTTTCCCTTTTGAACCATTTCATGCAGCTGATCCAGGCTGAGTTCCCTAATAAAGAGCAGCAAAGGGAAGAAGGAGCCTGGGAGACTCTCTCAGTGCATCTTCTCCCAGTGAAAGCAGCTCCACTGGCACGTGAAATTAGTTACAGATTGTTCACGTGGGGCCTTTCCCTCAAGGAATGGAAATGAAGGGAGCTGCTTCCGAAACAAGCGAGGCCACTGACCCTACTCAGGGCTCCACTGCAAAAATACAGTTTGGAACAAGAAAGATGGGAGCCAAGTGCTGTCGTGAGCTCAAAGCAGCCTGAGCAAGAGGTGAAGGCAGACCTGCAGAGAGAATCCTGAAATTAAAGTCAATCCATCAGCAAAGGAAAGCTCATCAAAGctctgataaaaaaaataaaatttacaacTAAAATCCATTTCCATCAGTGCATCAGGGTTTCTTTTCCTTatgtataaaacaaaaaatgatCACAGGTCAAAAGCAGAATAACAACAGCTAAAACCCCCCAAGATTTaactaaaaatgaaatttaaacccAAGTTTTAAGCACAGGGTTACTCACTATCCTCCTCACTCCTACCAGATCTCAGAGACCTAAATTACCCCAGAGGCAGCAAAGGACTGTTGAAGAGTATTTAATGCAACTGACCCCATTCAGCTGACGGCCCTGTGGATGAGCTGCCGagctggattttgggatcaaagccccagcacaggcacgTCCTACAGCGGGTGGACACTGCCCAAACAAAGGTTCCACGGGAGACACTGCTCCCTGAACCAACCAGCTTTCCTTTAACTGCTCCAACCAGTcatttctgcagcatccatAAAAGCAAAGCCTCAGGTGCCCTCTGCTGGCTCTTGAACGACCGaacagaaatgttaaaattGAAGATTTTTAGGTGTGGGAAAGCCAAACCCAATCCCAAAGTCAAACCCACACCACCTCCTTGCCAGTTTTCCAGCAGTCCCTTGTTCCCTGTGTAAGGACAGAAAACCCTCAGAGATGTTTAAGCACAGGGCTCTCTCCATATCAGaccaaacatttttaaacaccCCATAAAATTTATTGTTGTTATACTTAATATTAACTACTCCCCAGTTGTCCCAAATCTCTCTCAGTAGTACccactttattttcttcctgtttttcctCCATAAAGATTGAATTTTCTAGATGTCTTCCCATAGGAAAGACATCCCATGTGCTTGTCCATCCATGTACAGAGACCTATAGCAGCCACACAACCTGCACACACACCCAGAATGAGTTGTCTgtacaattttattttccacctGCAGTTACATTTACAAACTGTCCCATACAAGTAAAGCAGTTTTCAAAGTGAACTCAACCAGAGCTACAAAAATTATTCTCTTCTCTATACACGGCACCAGCTTCAGAATTTATGTCTATACACAACTGCTGATTATGTTTAACAAAAATTCACTATTTTTTGGCTCCGAGGATCTCCACAAAGGCAACTTGATAAGTTTTATCCCGTTGCAATCACAACATTAAagttcttggttttgttttgcttccctctcctttcatCTGAAGCTTTGCATGGCTTTGTTTTGGAATTCTAATGAAGACAAAGCTACCACAAACCAGCAGTTTTAGAAACAGAGGATAAAAATGCTGAGCAAAACCATCCAGCAACATTTCAAGCAATGTTTCACTTTAGATGCGCCTGCTCATCAGcagaaatattgaaattttAGCTGGTTCcagaaaagcacaaacaagTGATTTAACACGAAATGAACTTTACAAACAGTCAACTTACAGAGACAAAACAAGGTCGGAgtgaggagccagagctgctccggGAAGAGAAATGTTTTGGGGAGCCTGAAGGGAGGAAGAATGAAACTTAAATATTGCTTTAAGAGTAACTTTCAGCTTTAAGCATTTCCAAATGCCATGAGaaaaatgtatgtatttaaaatataactttAACCTTTCTGGATGCAGCTCGCAGCCACGAGTGAAAGCGTTTCCCCAGGAGAGGGCAGGAGTTCTGTacacaggagctgccagctccaaaCCCGGGCACGGCTGAAatacacagcagctcctggagtggaGTCAACAGGGCAAAAATTCCCTGTCTCAAACATCTATTTCTGCCTAAGCCTCTTAGCACCACAGTCCCCCAGACATAACCTTAATTATGTCAGTCAAacctttgtattttttaattcctttcaaGAGACAACACTGGAAatctgtgctggctctggagtTCACCAGCCTGGGATAAGATCAAAACTCCACAACaatcaataaaataatgaaGCTTATTTAAGCTTTCTGTTGCAGCAATCTCACTCCCAGTCTATTTTTAAACCCCTCCAAGGCTCACAGCAAGGCAACAGACAGGGAAAATCAAGCATGTGGGAGCTCAGAATTGCTGTCTGACCCTCAACTAATTCCAGAATGGCCCAAACCAGCCTAACAGCAGCATCATTTTTAACATTAGAAGAAGCCAGACACAGTAGCTGGAGCTGTCTGCTTTCAGACACTGAACCCTCAGTAGTTCATGGACAGCTCTGAGTAAACTCTGGTGTGGAGTGATTCCACAGCAGGAAGCTTCCAGCACTCTCATGATATGAAGTAACTGAATATTAGAAAGCTGAAGGAAGTCCAGCAAGGCAAAGGCACACACACAGTCACCCCAGCTGGGTAACTGGGTTGCATAGATACACCGTGACTATGGTTACAATGTTCAGAAGcagccagggaagaaaaagaaggaaaaagtccctttccaggatgtttttttcatcatttgaGGGAATCATAGCCAGGCCACAGCTGTCAATACGTGATTTTTAAACACCTTCCAACTTCTCCTGTTTACAGGAGGAACACTCAAGgtgtttacatttattttaaatgtcactTTCTTTCTAACAAGTGAAAAGATCCTATTTTAAACTCGTGGTTTTAGTTCAGCTGCCAGCATGAGAGAATCCCACATTTCAGGTTGTTTTGTCTatcttattttccttatttttacaGCAACCTTGATTACTTTAGTTTATAACATCCTGCTCAACCCTCAGAGTGAGATGGGTAACACACTCAAAATAACGTCTGAAACTGCTCTGAAATGGTTCATCATTTTTGcacattttcactgaaaaagtCCCACTTGAATAAAAAAGTgagtttttactttttccttaaACAATTCCCTAACACTGGAAAACCCAAGTGGCCCTGAACACCAGGAAATTAAGAACCAATTCCAAGCCTGGTGCTCCACACCTTCCCTCACCCctacaaagacaaaaaataaaaatgagaccAAAAAAATCAGGAAGGGAATTTGAACATCACTGTTTATCACAACACATCACAAGTGGTCTCAGGTACAAATTTCTACAACCATTTCTTATTTTACAACTGCAACAAGAGTTTGAAGCTACTGAGAGCAGCCAAACTCTCTCACTATGCAGAAATATAAAGGGATTGCTAAAATTAGCTCCTCCATACAACcagaatattaaaaacaatGGGATGTTATCTGCAGAGAGCAACAGACCTGGCAAAGAgtccaaaaatatattttattcctCCTGTGCTGAAGTGATGCCACCATACAAGTCCCCAGTTATATGAAATCAGCTTTTGGTAACTCATTTTTGAACTAAACTGTTAATTTCAGCACATTTATCctaatttttaaagattaaaaaactCAAAGTCCACTTATTTGTTTCAACAAGTGCATTTTCCAGGAGGTCCACACTGTCCATCCTTGCGTGTTCCAGGAGTTTGGCTCTGTAGGAAAATGATCTACAACAATCATCTGAGCTGATACATCAGTTCTCCAACCAGAAACAGTtctcataatttaaaaaaaaaatcaattcataatttaaaatatatttcactgACACTCTGCTTTGCTTGTAACTAGAATATACCACCATTAGTAGCTGACTTAGAACATCAACTTGAATTTGTGAAAAAAAGCTTGCAAAAAATAGATCAACTTCCAAATGTACAGAAAAGGACATCAGAGCTGATATTTTTGGGTCACTTAATGTATTTCAGAAAGAGTAGCAAGCTGGGAGTGAAGTACCCTATATTACAAGTATTCAAACACCTAAGCTGGACTGTTTTACACCTTGAGTGTAGAGCAGGGTTAGTTCCAGACAGGGAATTTGGAAGCAGGTCCAAagaactgcagctctgctcagttAGACTTGATCACGTAGGCGGGCCAGTCGCTGTGACAGCTCATCCTGCACAgttggaaaacaaaaagggaaaaccaaaCATCAGCAACAGGAAAAGCAACTTTTGCCACCTCACGTCCAGCTGATGAGAAATTCTCTCGTGGCTTAACAAGATTTGCTTAAGACCTCAAGCATGGCTGTGAAGGAGGAATTTCAGAACACAAAAttaagcagagaaagaaatttttcaaagaACGTGGAATATTTGATAGGACAAGGGGActgaaatccttccctgtgagggtggggagggccTGGCAcaaggtgcccagagaagctgtggctgccccatccctgggagtgtccaaagccaggctggatggggcttggagcaacctgggattgTAGAAGGTGTtgctgcccatggcaagggtggcactggatgagttTTATGGCCCCTTCCCTTTAACATTCAACAAATGTATTTTGACAGCAAGACTTTTAACCACACAGTTTCCTTGGAACAGGTGAAACAGAATTTAGCAATTTAGCATTTTGTTTGGACTGAGTGAAGCATTAATTCTCACATCCCATTTCTCCAGAAAACATTGACCTCACTGAAATCCAACATTTACCTGCTCTGCTGAGGCCACACTTGTAGCAACTGAACCTGTCTGTCCTTGAGGTAGTTCCATGTTCAGATCAAGGCTAAGaggagaaaacagagcaaacaCCAAGTCAGGCACGGGTGGCTCAAGGGGGAAGCACAATAATTGACAGCAGAGGAATAATGAGACAGCACCCCCTGAACACTCCAGAGTTACACATGCTGGTGAGTAATTTTGACTCACTACCAGGACAAGTCAGATATGTCCAGAGGTAAAAGGAAAATtgtgttttttctctgcttctaaGAGACAGCTTATAAAACAAGGGTATTTGACTGTAGATATAATCAGCAAGGGCTGCAGGAACCAAGATTTATTctaaagaaatagaaatttcaCCTACCCTGCTTCATCTGCCATTTCCTGCAGGAGCATGTCCACTTGGTtctaaaggaaaacaaaatggatTGCTGCATTTGGAGTTTCTGACAACCTCTTGTTAGATTTTCAGAGAACAGcaattattttaacaaaactGATTTAAAGGTAAATGCCTTTGGCAGAATAATTTTGTGCTTAACCACTAGAAGGTATGAACTCAAAAATAAGGAGCAGAGGTGCTCAGCAgttaaaattacattaattgAATTCTGGCTTGTAAATAATGCTTCTACAGAATTCAACTGATCCGTAAAAATACCCAAACATATACCTGAGTGTTTCAGTGCTATTAATGAACATTTAAGACACATAATTTAAGACCACCttgataaaatatattttatcattCTTACTTGTGGCGTTGTTAATGTTGTAGTGTTGCTCATTGTGTCCTCCATCTGTTGTGTCTGAACATCCAGTGTCTCAAACTGATGCTCAAATTTGTCCATTAGTGCAGATAtctatgaaaaatattaatcaaaTCATTTATCttcagataaaagaaaaaacagatctCAACTGGAAAACTCTTGATtgaatttccctttttataACTTGTCCCTTCTGCTTTTGATGTCAGCTCCAAGAAAATTAAGCCTATTTACCTTTTCCAAGTTCATGCTCTTCAAGGTGGCATCCATAGACTTCACCACCCCTGCCATTGACTTTGTAACCTGAAACAAGGGGAAGGAAAttattacaaggaaaaaaagagcagtttAGGAacaaatccttccctgtgagggtggggaggccctgggatggatttcccagagaagctgtggctgaccctggatccctggaagcatccaaggccaggctgggcagggcttggagcagcctgggataggggaaggtgtccctgcctaaggcaggaggtggcactggatgggctttaaggtcccttccaacccatattattctgggattctgataTTTCCTACCCAGCTCTCTTATCTCTGTTCACAGAGCTTTGACAGTACCAAATAGAAGGGAACATCTTATTGCCATCTGGaatgtaatattttaaatagctCCTACCATTCCCAGCTCTAGAAATTAACTCAGCCACTTGAAAAACACATTCTGAGGCAAAAGTCACTAAAAATGAGCTTTATATAGCATTCATTTCTGTAGACTTGAGACCTGTCACTGTTAAGGGATACATTTGGTCCACAGGTCACAATAAACTTTCAAGGTGAAGAGCAGTAAATCAGTTTACCTTAAACAACTATCTGTTGGAATCACAACTCCTACCTCATGACTTTACTTTGAAGGGGAGAAGTACCTTTGTGAAATAATCCAaagagcagctgccagaggaatTCCAGCAGCCGATTTATTCTTGGCTACCTCTAAAACCAAAGGTGAAAGTTCCCAGCTGGTTGCAGCCGGGATGAAGCCACTCCAGAGAAGATGAGAGGTCTCCTCCTTGCCCCTACAGGAGGGGGAGGGCCTCACCTTGCCCATGGTGACAGCAGTCTGGACCCTGGCAGCCACGGCGTCCACGCGGGCGCTCATGCGCAGGAAGTTGATGGCCTGGTTCTTCTGGCGGATGGCGTTCTCCGCGTGGATCCGCGCCACCTCCATGTTCCCCTTCTGGATGGCCTTGGCAAAGAGGGAGAcaaaaggaaaagccttttacccttccctgctcctgtaCATAGGAGTTCTGTGTAGTCTGTTTTGGCTTTGGAAAAAGCATTAATTAGTCACTCTatctttttctattaaaaaagtaaacaaatcaCTCCCTCCTCCCACAACAGAGTGCAAGCATTTCCAAGATGAGAATTCCTAACTTCTTTCCAAAGAAGGCATTGGAAAGAATGCACTTCAAATAGACAGTTTTGCAGAGCTACAGAAACACAATTTCTGCTCCTGAAAACAGTTTCAGTCTCAagacacaaacacaggcacaggtgGTACAGCTGTATCTCACGGGCAAAAACACATCAAATCAACTCAGTCTCTCTCTTCACTGCTTCAAGGACTCAAAAGCTGTTTTGAAGTTCCTCTCCACAAGCCCATTTAATACAAGCTGATAAACATGAAGTGGTTTTAACTCTGAGAACAACAGTCTCTACCAAAGCACATACAAGACAATCCTCTAGGGAAGCAAATTCCACGAGCCATCCACAAGGATTTATCCTCATGCTTATTAATAAACACAGGAATATTTATAGTCACATATTTTAAATCACAAACATTGATCACATGATTACTAGCATGCACACCAGGGAAACGACAACACAACAGATGTCTTCCTGCCCTAACAGGCAAGCATCAGATCTAAAAACTTGTTTCAGACTTACCTTTTTAATTTTAgctttctcagccttttcttctttgtcgCATTTTTTGGAGTTCCTGTTGAGCTCCTTTGCAGCAAACTTCAAATTAAACAGGTGTTCTGCAGTGTAAGTTAAGGGACCAAACCTATTTAAGAGTGATAAATCCAACCACCAAACATCCCCCAAGAGGAACTGAGAGTGGTTCTCTGCCGGTTACTTTCACTCCCACACCAGAAGCCTGCGACTCCCAGTGAAATGATGTGGTTTCCTGACTTGCCTGGAACCTCCCTatccaaaaaaagcccaaagccACTGAAGAACACAACAAATGAACTCTGTAACAGCAAACTGGCTcagctgcccacagccagcTACAACCCAGCAGGATCCTGGATTGAAATtgttcttccagctccttcccagccctgggtcATGTGAGTGATCCCAGGCTCTCCAACAGCTCCGTCATCTGACTTTTGGGCAGAAAGTACTCCAGTCACGAAgagaaactttaaaaacaaaagttcAACTACTTAAACTGAAAGCTCCAAGAAAACAGTAAGACAAGCCTTCAGAGTGATTTGGAATGACTGCATTAACCAATACTGACAAAGAACAGAGTGTATGCTGTAAAAATAACAATCAAAAACATCTTCTTAAAATACTGTTGATGAAAGCTTCCTATTAATATCAGTCCTTCTCAAACAATATGTAAGAAAAAAGCTTTGTAAGTTTCTTTCCTGCCACCTGGGGTATCCTAAGAAGAAGGTGCAGCAGGTTCTAAGATGATTACCAATTCAGTGGAAACACAAAGCTAAACATTATGAGTACTTGAGGTTTCTTCAATATTTCAAGCACATAAATTATTCCAGAGCTGTTTTCTGCCTTAAAGTCCAACCATTCCTCTTACTCTGACAGCAACCTGGAGACATTAGGAATGTCTTCTGTTATCCTATAAACATCACAGGCAGGCTACAAACAGGCAACACACGTGACTTTGGATAGGGTATCTATTAATGTAGCTACCAGAACCAGAGCAGTTTATTTTGAAGTAACTTCCTCAGTTACTCAGCTAGGGAATTTACCTGACATTAAACCAGCTCACCCATCTCTGGGGagcacattcctgctcctcccttcAAGTGTCTTTCTCAACGTGCCACAAACCAAGTGGAACCCAACTTCCACCTCAGTCTGTGACTCACAGTCAGCTGCTCCAGCAATCCCTACCAGGGCAACCGGCaatgccagcactgcctgcacatTCCAACCACACTGAGACCTCTGGGCTCCATAAGAgttttctgtccctgtgtgttAAGATGGTTTTATACAGCAATAAAGAGTCAGCCCACACAGGGCTCTGCGTGTAAATTCTTTCAAGAGCAGGAAGAACAGCTGACGTGGTGGCTGTCTGGGGGACAGCCCAGCTGACATCACTCCAGTTTACATACACGtatgctgtccctgctgtcccatcTATACTATTTTCACTATAAACTGTGTTTTCTGCCTCAGGAACTGGGCTGTCCCTCCatccaccacagccctgcctcctcATCACACCTTGGGAAGAGACACCGAACTTCCCACCCACTTCCTTGTCCCTTCAGGGCGGTGAAACCACAGAATCACGGAATAACTGAGGTTAcaagggacctctggagatcacccaGTCCAATCCCCCGCcctggcagggtcacctggagcaggtgacccAGGAATGTGTCCCGGTGGCTTCGGGATTTCCCCAGACAGAGACTCCACACCCCCAtggcagctgttccagtgctcagtcccCTCCATGGTaagaagttcttcctcctgctgAGGTGGAACTCTCGGTTTTTAATTTATGATCACTGCTTCTCATTGTGGTGCTGGGCatcactgagcagagcctggcaccatCCTCTAACAGCCCCTGGAGATACTGGTACGGAATATGAGATCCCTTCTCGCTTTTCTCGTCTTTAGAAGAGAATTCCGAGGTTGAGCGACCTCAGCCCCGGGCAGTGTCACACCCAGCCCTCCCGCTGCTGCCCCTCGGTCCCCGCGACCACCGCCATGAGGGGGATTCGCCCCCTCGTTCCCCGCGCCCCGGGGGCTCCTCCCGGCGGGGAGGCCTCGCTCGCCACCGCCacctcccccggcccggcccggcccgcggctCCCGGCTCGTCCCGCCCGCGGTCCCGCCCGAGGATACTCTCCATGTTGGACATGCTGGCGGCCCCGGGGGGAGCGGCGCGGCTCCGGACcgggctggggcagcgctgggcCCAGGACGGTGGCGGCTCCGGCGGCTCCGGGTTCCGGCCCCGTGACgagccggggcggggccgcgcctGCGGCTTTGGGCTCGGAGGGAGCGGGAACCTCATCCCGGCcctcccctgctgtgggcaggagcacATCCGTAGGTTGGAGTGCTCCAAATCCTAGCCAGCCCGGCTTTGGACGCTTCCAGGGGTGGGGGAACCAGAGCTAATCTGCGAAATCtattccagggcctcaccaccctcacagggaataATTTCCTCCTAATATTCAATCGAAAtcccagaatatcctgagttggaagggatccacaaagATCATCAGTcgtgctcctggccctgcacagacgccccaacaatcccaccgtgtgcatccctggcagcgctgtccaaaccctcctggagctctggcagccttggggctgtgccctgggcagtgcccgaCACCCTCTGGGGacagaacctttccctgatctccagcctgaccctggcacagctccgGCGGTTCCCTGGGTCCAGTCCCTGTCACCACAGAGATCAAcgcctgcccctctgctttccctcaCGACAGAGTTGTAACTTCGCTGAGTTTTCCCTCAATCTCCTccagctgaacagaccaagtgccctcagctgctcctcaaggCACTTCACTATCTTCCTGTCCCCTCCTTTGGACATCTCTCCTCTCCTTCAGTTTGAATCCGTCCCCCAGTTGTTCTGTCTCTGCAGGCCCTTGTAAATAAATAGTGTCTCTTTGTCTTCCTCGTCAgctccttcaggtactggaaggccacaattaagtcaccccaaagcttctccacagtggacacccccagctctcccagcttttccccagagcagagctgtcccatCCCCTCTAATCacttgtggcctcctctggactggctccagcagctccacgtccTTCTGGattccagggctggaggcagctctgcagctctgctctccccttcctgctgcccactCTGGGATGAGCCCAGGACTTGGGGGCTGTGGGCTGGaccatgtccagcctctcagccaCCAGGATCTATGTTTAACAATATTTTCTGCTGAGACATCTCAGACAAAACCTGCCAGAGGAGTGATGCATCTGAGCTGGCAGTTCTTCCCAGGTGAAATGCCTGTAGGAGTTGTGGATATGGTAATAAAGCAGGAGTGCTCGTGGCAAATGAACTGCAAAGAGTGTGGCAGAAGACACTTGAGCAAAGCCAGTAACTAATTATTCTTGCTGGTGTCTCAGGAGTCTGAATTTATAGTGATAAAGATCGCTGAGTCCTGGCTGTGAAAGCTTTGAAACTGAACTGGTGACACCACAGCAGTAACAGACTCCATGTGTGTAACAGGAGAGGTCTGCAGGAAGGACCTTTTTATCCACAAGATGGGAAAAGATGAGATTTTCTGGATCTGATAATTCTCAGTATCACCAGTTCACAGAAGTGTTATTATCTATGGTTTTAAACCACATCTTGGGAGGCCTGTAGGAGAGATTTAACATATTTAATAGTTCTCTGTTTAAAAGAGTCTGTTCGTGCTTGGACAACCATCCTGTGTTCAGCCTCCTGGAAGCTTGCGCTGCAATTCTCATGAGTAATAGTTCTTTAAATGAATAAGGCTTTCCAGGGTCAGAAGCAGACACTAGATCATTGAATATCCACCTCTTTTTTCTCTAATATTCCTGGAACTCTCTCATTAGGACATGATTTGGAGGTGGCAGTGATATTAGATAGGAAGTATTAGAGTGATCATCTACTCTGAAAAAAATGATTCATTTCAGTGCTGTCAAAGAGAAGTGAACCTGGCCTAATTACTCACAACAGTGTTAGAGAACAAAGAGGCAAAACCTGCTCAGAAACAGGAGCATGCAATGTTCTAGCTCAATTAAACCTGGAGAAGCATCAAtcagtgtcacacaggtgtcacaggAGGAAACacactgagctgcagcttcctcagagctgctcaggacatTAGCTCCCAAATTCCAACTGAAAtcgctcttttttttttgactgctgAGGAAATATCCTGATGGTATACCTTAAAAAGCTATTtgagttaaaaaataaatacattttattggtttggggttttttcctgataaTCATCACTGAATTTTCATCattaaaaaaccctccaaatTTGGAAGAAACACATTACCAAGCAATTATGTTCAGCCACCTGAATTAAATGTGTTACTTACTGTGGGTCAGGTGTAGAGACACACCAAGATGTTGGCACAGATTGCAATGAAACCTATGTAATTTagtaatttagaaatattttcattataatAACAGCTGGAAGGATAGGAGGGTCCCTCCTGAGCTGTGCTTTGGGTGCAGAGTGAGGCTTTGCTCACGGGAGCTCAGTGCCCAGACCCTCCAGCCTCTCTCACccaggagaaaaagaacaacTCTGACATTGGAGTCCCTGTTTTTTAACATGAGTCACCAGTGATTAGGAGGGAATAAAGCTGTTGATTAATCTCTGAACTCTTGGTAGAGATCTTCTGCCTCTAAAATGAGGAGTTTGCTGTATCCCAGGTTT
This sequence is a window from Haemorhous mexicanus isolate bHaeMex1 chromosome 14, bHaeMex1.pri, whole genome shotgun sequence. Protein-coding genes within it:
- the CHMP1B gene encoding charged multivesicular body protein 1b, which gives rise to MSNMEKHLFNLKFAAKELNRNSKKCDKEEKAEKAKIKKAIQKGNMEVARIHAENAIRQKNQAINFLRMSARVDAVAARVQTAVTMGKVTKSMAGVVKSMDATLKSMNLEKISALMDKFEHQFETLDVQTQQMEDTMSNTTTLTTPQNQVDMLLQEMADEAGLDLNMELPQGQTGSVATSVASAEQDELSQRLARLRDQV